One Streptomyces sp. NBC_01237 genomic region harbors:
- a CDS encoding DNA gyrase/topoisomerase IV subunit A has product MARRSTKTPPPPDDFEEKILDIDVVDEMQGSFLEYAYSVIYSRALPDARDGMKPVHRRIVSQMNEMGLRPDRGYVKCARVVGEVMGKLHPHGDASIYDALVRMAQPFSMRLPLVDGHGNFGSLGNDDPPAAMRYTECRMADATSLMTESIDEDTVDFQSNYDGQEREPVVLPAAYPNLLVNGASGIAVGMATNMPPHNLGEVIAAARHLIKHPAADLETLMRFVPGPDLPTGGRIVGLGGIKDAYAAGRGTFKIRATVAVEDVTARRKGLVVTELPFTVGPEKVIAKIKDLVSAKKLQGIADVKDLTDRAHGLRLVVEVKNGFVPEAVLEQLYKLTPMEESFGINNVALVDGQPLTLGLKELLEVYLDHRFEVVRRRSEFRRAKRRDRLHLVEGLLVALLDIDEVIRLIRDSDNSAQAKERLMERFSLSEIQTQYILDTPLRRLTRFDRIELESERDRLTSEIDALTAILESDTELRRLVSSELAAVAKKFGTDRRTVLLESAGSQVASVPLEVADDPCRVLLSSTGLLARTANGDPIVVAEDAKRAKHDVIVSAVPATARGDVGAVTSTGRLLRIAVIDLPQLPDTHAAPNLSGGAQISEFLTLETGEELICLTTLDESGPGLAIGTLQGVVKRVVPDYPANKDELEVIALKDGDRIVGATELRTGEEDLVFITSDAQLLRYPAAQVRPQGRAAGGMAGVKLTAGAEVLSFAAVDPAADAVVFTVAGSHGTLDDSELTSKLTPFDQYPRKGRATGGVRCQRFLKGEDVLVFAWAGAVPARAAQKNGTPARLPAPDPRRDGSGTPLLQPVAVIAGPV; this is encoded by the coding sequence ATGGCCCGCCGTAGCACGAAGACCCCGCCGCCGCCGGACGACTTCGAGGAGAAGATCCTCGACATCGACGTCGTCGACGAAATGCAGGGCTCCTTCCTCGAGTACGCGTACTCGGTGATCTACTCCAGGGCCCTGCCCGACGCCCGTGACGGTATGAAGCCCGTGCACCGCCGCATCGTGTCCCAGATGAACGAGATGGGACTGCGCCCCGACCGCGGCTATGTGAAGTGCGCCCGCGTGGTCGGCGAAGTCATGGGTAAGTTGCACCCGCACGGCGACGCGTCGATCTACGACGCCCTGGTGCGCATGGCCCAGCCGTTCTCGATGCGGCTCCCCCTCGTCGACGGACACGGCAACTTCGGCTCGCTCGGCAACGACGACCCGCCGGCCGCCATGCGTTACACCGAGTGCCGGATGGCCGACGCCACGTCATTGATGACGGAGTCGATCGACGAGGACACCGTCGATTTTCAGTCGAACTACGACGGCCAGGAGCGGGAGCCGGTCGTCCTCCCGGCCGCCTATCCCAATCTCCTGGTCAATGGCGCGTCCGGGATCGCGGTCGGCATGGCCACCAACATGCCCCCGCACAACCTGGGCGAGGTCATCGCCGCGGCCCGCCACCTCATCAAGCACCCGGCCGCCGACCTGGAAACGCTGATGCGGTTCGTCCCCGGTCCCGACCTGCCGACCGGTGGCCGGATCGTGGGCCTCGGAGGCATCAAGGACGCGTACGCCGCGGGACGCGGCACGTTCAAGATCCGAGCGACCGTCGCCGTGGAGGACGTGACGGCGCGCCGCAAGGGCCTCGTCGTCACCGAACTGCCCTTCACCGTCGGCCCGGAGAAGGTGATCGCCAAGATCAAGGACCTGGTCTCGGCGAAGAAGCTCCAGGGCATCGCGGACGTCAAGGACCTCACCGACCGCGCCCACGGCCTGCGCCTGGTCGTCGAGGTGAAGAACGGCTTCGTGCCGGAGGCCGTGCTGGAGCAGCTCTACAAGCTGACGCCGATGGAGGAGTCCTTCGGCATCAACAACGTGGCACTGGTCGACGGCCAGCCGCTGACCCTGGGCCTCAAGGAGCTGCTGGAGGTCTATCTCGACCACCGCTTCGAGGTGGTCCGCCGACGCAGCGAGTTCCGCCGTGCCAAGCGCCGCGACCGGCTGCATCTGGTCGAGGGCCTGCTCGTCGCGCTGCTCGACATCGACGAGGTCATCCGGCTCATCCGGGACAGCGACAACTCGGCGCAGGCGAAGGAGCGGCTCATGGAGCGCTTCTCGCTGAGCGAGATCCAGACGCAGTACATCCTGGACACCCCGCTGCGCCGGCTCACCCGGTTCGACCGTATCGAGCTGGAGAGCGAGCGCGACCGGCTCACCAGCGAGATCGACGCGCTGACCGCGATCCTGGAGTCCGACACGGAGCTGCGCAGGCTCGTCTCCTCCGAGCTGGCCGCGGTGGCGAAGAAGTTCGGCACGGACCGGCGCACGGTGCTGCTGGAGTCCGCGGGCTCACAGGTCGCCTCCGTACCGCTGGAGGTCGCGGACGACCCGTGCCGGGTGCTGCTCTCCTCGACCGGTCTGCTGGCCCGTACGGCCAACGGCGATCCGATCGTGGTGGCGGAGGACGCCAAGCGCGCCAAGCACGACGTGATCGTGTCGGCCGTCCCGGCCACGGCCCGCGGCGACGTGGGCGCGGTGACGTCGACCGGGCGGCTGCTGCGGATCGCGGTGATCGATCTGCCCCAGCTGCCGGACACCCACGCCGCCCCCAACCTCTCGGGCGGGGCACAGATCTCGGAGTTCCTCACCCTGGAGACGGGCGAGGAGCTGATCTGCCTCACCACGCTGGACGAGTCCGGGCCGGGCCTGGCGATCGGCACCCTCCAGGGAGTGGTGAAACGGGTGGTGCCCGACTACCCGGCCAACAAGGACGAGTTGGAGGTCATCGCCCTCAAGGACGGTGACCGCATCGTGGGCGCGACGGAGCTGCGTACGGGCGAGGAGGACCTGGTCTTCATCACCTCCGACGCGCAGTTGCTGCGCTATCCGGCGGCGCAGGTGCGCCCGCAGGGCCGGGCGGCCGGAGGTATGGCGGGCGTCAAGCTCACCGCGGGGGCTGAGGTGCTCTCGTTCGCCGCGGTGGACCCCGCCGCGGACGCGGTGGTGTTCACGGTCGCCGGGTCGCACGGCACGCTGGACGATTCGGAACTGACGTCGAAGCTCACCCCGTTCGACCAGTACCCGCGCAAGGGCCGGGCGACGGGCGGGGTGCGCTGCCAGCGCTTCCTGAAGGGTGAGGACGTCCTGGTGTTCGCCTGGGCGGGTGCGGTCCCGGCGCGGGCCGCCCAGAAGAACGGCACCCCGGCGCGGCTGCCCGCCCCGGATCCGCGACGCGACGGTTCGGGCACACCGCTGCTCCAGCCGGTGGCGGTGATCGCCGGACCGGTGTAA